In Kitasatospora sp. NBC_00240, the following are encoded in one genomic region:
- a CDS encoding DNA ligase, producing the protein MRPAAVDEVPGPDGLGGSGIVHELKLDGFRCLAFARGEQAPYLQSRSGRDLSADFPTIALAVARLPAGLVLDAELVAWRDGRFAFEELLRTRAAREADAVVLGLIAFDVLALPGGQDVRGLPLADRRRLLAEVLAGVPPPIQQVMATTDRAEALSWVERLAATGVEGLVCKSAASPYRAKGAGRVWVKYRPHDTTDATVTALTGTATRPRALLLRLADGREVLSSPQLTPVQARRVAEAAAGLLGEPRTDPEHGPVHPLAGPLRAEVRIDTGRVLRARFVRLRGD; encoded by the coding sequence ATGCGCCCGGCCGCCGTCGACGAGGTGCCGGGGCCGGACGGCCTCGGCGGCTCCGGCATCGTCCACGAGCTGAAACTGGACGGCTTCCGCTGCCTGGCCTTCGCCCGCGGGGAGCAGGCGCCCTACCTGCAGTCCCGCTCCGGGCGCGACCTCTCCGCCGACTTCCCCACGATCGCGCTGGCCGTCGCCCGGCTGCCCGCCGGCCTGGTCCTGGACGCCGAACTGGTCGCCTGGCGGGACGGGCGCTTCGCCTTCGAGGAACTGCTGCGCACCCGCGCCGCCCGCGAGGCGGACGCGGTGGTGCTCGGCCTGATCGCCTTCGACGTGCTGGCGCTGCCCGGCGGGCAGGACGTCCGCGGGCTGCCGCTCGCCGACCGGCGCCGCCTGCTCGCCGAGGTGCTGGCCGGGGTGCCGCCACCGATCCAGCAGGTGATGGCCACCACCGACCGCGCCGAGGCGCTCAGCTGGGTCGAGCGGCTCGCCGCGACCGGCGTCGAGGGTCTGGTCTGCAAGAGCGCGGCCTCCCCGTACCGGGCGAAGGGCGCCGGCCGGGTCTGGGTGAAGTACCGCCCGCACGACACCACCGACGCCACCGTCACCGCCCTCACCGGGACCGCCACCCGGCCGCGCGCCCTGCTGCTGCGGTTGGCGGACGGCCGCGAGGTGCTCAGCTCCCCGCAGCTCACCCCCGTCCAGGCCCGCCGGGTGGCCGAGGCGGCCGCCGGCCTGCTCGGCGAGCCGCGCACCGACCCCGAGCACGGCCCGGTGCACCCGCTGGCCGGGCCGCTGCGGGCCGAGGTCCGGATCGACACCGGACGGGTGCTGCGGGCCCGTTTCGTCCGGCTGCGCGGCGACTGA
- a CDS encoding ABC transporter ATP-binding protein, with product MNSAPHGQAVEEAPAHRPPTLQELRQKALAAAAPRAHAAGAAIVCERLVRIFSADGVEVQALQGLDLQVEQGDLMALVGASGSGKSTLLNILAGLDVPTAGTATVAGRDLLGMSAKERLTYRRDVVGFIWQQTARNLLPFLTIAQNIALPMQLRGERGGRARTAARAARVGELLEALGIGELAARRPAELSGGQQQRAAIAVAMANDPAVLLADEPTGELDSETGAGVFEAFRTVNRELGATVVIVTHDPLVAGEVRRTVAVRDGRTSSEVLRRTVTDEHGEESMSEREYVMLDRTGRVQLPAKFLEALGMEHRVAVDLGADHIAVRPDDLPGH from the coding sequence ATGAACAGCGCGCCGCACGGCCAGGCCGTCGAGGAGGCGCCCGCCCACCGCCCGCCCACCCTGCAGGAGTTGCGGCAGAAGGCGCTGGCGGCCGCGGCGCCGCGCGCGCACGCCGCCGGTGCGGCGATCGTCTGCGAGCGGCTGGTCCGGATCTTCAGCGCGGACGGTGTCGAGGTGCAGGCCCTGCAGGGGCTGGACCTGCAGGTCGAGCAGGGCGACCTGATGGCCCTGGTCGGCGCCTCCGGCAGCGGGAAGTCCACCCTGCTCAACATCCTGGCCGGCCTGGACGTCCCGACCGCCGGCACCGCCACGGTGGCCGGCCGGGACCTGCTGGGCATGTCCGCCAAGGAGCGGCTGACCTACCGCCGGGACGTGGTCGGCTTCATCTGGCAGCAGACCGCCCGCAACCTGCTGCCCTTCCTGACGATCGCTCAGAACATCGCACTGCCGATGCAGTTGCGCGGCGAGCGGGGCGGTCGCGCCCGTACCGCGGCGCGCGCCGCCCGGGTGGGCGAGCTGCTGGAGGCGCTGGGCATCGGCGAGCTGGCCGCCCGCCGCCCCGCGGAGCTGTCCGGCGGCCAGCAGCAGCGGGCCGCGATCGCGGTGGCGATGGCCAACGACCCGGCGGTGCTGCTCGCCGACGAGCCCACCGGGGAACTCGACTCGGAGACCGGCGCGGGCGTGTTCGAGGCCTTCCGGACGGTCAACCGCGAGCTCGGCGCCACGGTGGTGATCGTCACCCACGACCCGCTGGTGGCGGGCGAGGTGCGTCGTACGGTCGCCGTGCGCGACGGGCGGACCAGCAGCGAGGTGCTGCGCCGCACCGTCACCGACGAGCACGGCGAGGAGTCGATGAGCGAGCGCGAGTACGTGATGCTGGACCGCACCGGGCGGGTGCAGCTGCCGGCGAAGTTCCTGGAGGCGCTCGGTATGGAGCACCGGGTGGCGGTCGATCTGGGCGCCGACCACATCGCCGTCCGTCCGGACGACCTGCCGGGGCACTGA
- a CDS encoding metal-sensitive transcriptional regulator has product MTVDEEATGAVLNRLRRAQGQLNGVIAMIEAGRDCKDVVTQLAAVSRALDRAGFKIVASGMRQCLATADGDTPPMSEAELEKLFLTLA; this is encoded by the coding sequence GTGACCGTCGACGAGGAAGCCACCGGCGCCGTCCTGAACCGCCTGCGCCGGGCCCAGGGGCAGCTGAACGGTGTGATCGCCATGATCGAGGCCGGGCGCGACTGCAAGGACGTGGTCACCCAACTCGCGGCCGTCTCACGGGCCCTGGACCGGGCCGGATTCAAGATCGTGGCCAGCGGGATGCGCCAGTGCCTGGCGACCGCCGACGGCGACACCCCGCCGATGTCCGAGGCCGAGCTGGAGAAGCTGTTCCTCACCCTCGCCTGA
- a CDS encoding CbtA family protein — translation MNSTAVRSLLVRGMLAGLAAGVLALIVAYLMGEPHIDAAIAFEEAHAHEHGEVELVSRAMQSTAGLATGVLVYGISLGGFGALAFCFALGRVGRFGARATAALLSGAALLAVYVVPFLKYPANPPSVGDPETIGKRTTLYFLMMALSILLAVAAVIVGKRLAPRLGTWYATVVTAAGFALAVGLAYVFLPAINEVPEDFPATLLWQFRLSALAIQATLWVSFGLLFGHLAERVLNPKPVTAAERSTAPEVTAQAV, via the coding sequence ATGAACTCCACAGCTGTCAGATCCCTGCTCGTCCGCGGCATGCTCGCGGGTCTCGCCGCAGGGGTGCTCGCCCTGATCGTCGCCTACCTGATGGGTGAGCCGCACATCGACGCGGCGATCGCCTTCGAGGAGGCGCACGCCCACGAGCACGGCGAGGTCGAACTCGTCAGCCGGGCCATGCAGTCGACCGCGGGTCTCGCCACCGGCGTTCTCGTGTACGGCATTTCGCTGGGCGGTTTCGGCGCGCTCGCGTTCTGCTTCGCGCTGGGCCGGGTCGGCCGGTTCGGCGCGCGCGCCACCGCCGCGCTGCTCTCCGGCGCGGCGCTGCTCGCGGTCTACGTCGTCCCGTTCCTCAAGTACCCGGCCAACCCGCCGTCGGTGGGCGACCCGGAGACGATCGGCAAGCGCACCACGCTGTACTTCCTGATGATGGCGCTCAGCATCCTGCTGGCGGTCGCCGCGGTGATCGTCGGCAAGCGGCTGGCGCCGCGTCTGGGCACCTGGTACGCGACGGTGGTCACGGCGGCCGGCTTCGCCCTGGCCGTCGGCCTCGCCTACGTGTTCCTGCCCGCGATCAACGAGGTGCCGGAGGACTTCCCGGCCACGCTGCTCTGGCAGTTCCGGCTCTCGGCCCTCGCCATCCAGGCCACCCTCTGGGTGTCCTTCGGCCTGCTCTTCGGCCACCTGGCCGAGCGGGTCCTCAACCCGAAGCCGGTGACCGCCGCCGAGCGGAGCACCGCGCCGGAGGTCACCGCCCAGGCGGTCTGA
- a CDS encoding MMPL family transporter — translation MLVSLSAVLLLPAPAFRSMALGIMLAVAFVLAATLTLLPAVLGRLGRRVNAGALHRSRRGAGRSEGSARFAAWGERLWAHPLRYGVPALLVLLAPAAPVVGLRTAMPSITVVPEDSSARTGYAAVQRAFGPGAPGALQIVTPAGQADAAALLRESPSIAAVIPAQHAADGSGLTMLQAVATVDPSDPGLAATVEQLRERLPEQALVGGAAVENLDLQSMLDGKTPLVIGVVLAMGFVLLLLALQAPLVALLGTVTNLLATAAAFGAARLVFQDGHGAGLLGFEPQGFLDGWAPVFYFAMIFAIAMDYTVFLLSSAKEHHERRRDPRRAVVGALAHSGRVNFAAAAVMVAVFFTFALSGPLPPKEMGIVLGLAVLLDAALVRLVLLPVLLRLTGRAAWWSPAWLRRVLPDIRFSHE, via the coding sequence GTGCTGGTCAGCCTCTCCGCCGTCCTGCTGCTGCCCGCACCGGCGTTCCGCTCGATGGCGCTCGGCATCATGCTGGCGGTCGCCTTCGTGCTCGCCGCCACGCTCACCCTGCTGCCCGCCGTGCTCGGCCGGCTCGGGCGCCGGGTGAACGCCGGTGCGCTGCACCGCTCCCGCCGGGGTGCCGGGCGGAGCGAGGGCTCGGCCCGGTTCGCCGCCTGGGGCGAGCGCCTGTGGGCGCACCCGCTGCGGTACGGCGTCCCGGCGCTGCTGGTGCTGCTCGCCCCGGCCGCGCCCGTGGTCGGGCTGCGCACCGCGATGCCCTCCATCACCGTCGTTCCCGAGGACTCCTCGGCCCGTACCGGGTATGCCGCCGTACAGCGGGCCTTCGGCCCCGGCGCGCCCGGCGCCCTGCAGATCGTGACGCCCGCGGGGCAGGCCGACGCCGCCGCCCTGCTGCGCGAATCGCCCTCGATCGCTGCGGTGATACCCGCTCAGCATGCCGCAGACGGCTCAGGGTTGACGATGCTGCAGGCCGTTGCGACGGTCGACCCGTCGGACCCGGGCCTGGCGGCCACCGTCGAGCAGCTGCGCGAGCGACTGCCGGAGCAGGCACTCGTCGGCGGCGCGGCGGTGGAGAATCTCGACCTGCAGAGCATGCTGGACGGGAAGACCCCGCTGGTGATCGGCGTGGTACTGGCGATGGGATTCGTCCTGCTGCTGCTGGCCCTCCAGGCGCCGCTGGTCGCCCTGCTCGGGACGGTCACCAACCTGCTGGCCACCGCCGCCGCCTTCGGTGCCGCGCGACTGGTGTTCCAGGACGGCCACGGCGCGGGACTGCTCGGATTCGAGCCGCAGGGGTTCCTGGACGGCTGGGCGCCGGTGTTCTACTTCGCCATGATCTTCGCGATCGCGATGGACTACACCGTCTTCCTGCTCTCCTCCGCCAAGGAGCACCACGAGCGGAGGCGGGACCCGCGGCGGGCCGTGGTGGGGGCGCTGGCCCACTCCGGGCGGGTGAACTTCGCCGCGGCCGCCGTGATGGTGGCGGTGTTCTTCACCTTCGCGCTCTCCGGCCCGCTGCCGCCCAAGGAGATGGGCATCGTCCTCGGCCTCGCGGTGCTGCTGGACGCGGCGCTGGTGCGACTGGTCCTGCTGCCGGTCCTGCTGCGGCTGACCGGCCGGGCCGCCTGGTGGTCGCCGGCCTGGCTGCGCCGGGTGCTGCCGGACATCCGCTTCTCGCACGAGTGA
- a CDS encoding histidine phosphatase family protein encodes MTVRVTLVSAAMSTALREARFDDGGPLEPAGLRQAEQAAGALPAGGRSYASPSPRCAATATALGLRAEPAPALAGCAMGRWTGLTLAEVAAAEGEAVARWLGDPAAAPHGGESLLDLFARVAGWLDALPADAPSGAERGPVTAVVEPDVVRAAALHALGVPGPAFWRLDVQPLSVTELTGRSGRWNVRWGRPAGG; translated from the coding sequence ATGACCGTCCGCGTGACCTTGGTCTCAGCGGCGATGAGCACCGCACTGCGGGAGGCCCGCTTCGACGACGGCGGGCCGCTGGAGCCGGCCGGACTCCGGCAGGCCGAGCAGGCCGCCGGGGCCCTGCCGGCCGGCGGCCGGTCGTACGCCTCCCCGTCGCCGCGCTGCGCCGCCACCGCCACCGCGCTCGGACTGCGGGCCGAGCCGGCGCCGGCCCTCGCCGGGTGCGCGATGGGCCGTTGGACCGGCCTGACCCTCGCCGAGGTGGCGGCGGCCGAGGGCGAGGCGGTGGCCCGCTGGCTGGGCGACCCGGCGGCCGCCCCGCACGGTGGCGAGAGCCTGCTCGACCTGTTCGCCCGGGTCGCCGGCTGGCTGGACGCGCTGCCCGCCGACGCGCCGTCCGGCGCGGAACGCGGCCCGGTGACCGCCGTGGTCGAGCCGGACGTCGTCCGCGCCGCCGCGCTGCACGCCCTGGGGGTACCCGGGCCGGCCTTCTGGCGGCTCGACGTGCAGCCGCTGTCGGTCACCGAGCTGACCGGACGGTCCGGCCGGTGGAACGTCCGCTGGGGCAGGCCGGCCGGCGGGTAG
- a CDS encoding CbtB domain-containing protein, protein MAQSAAPAAVPAAPLTLPLKAIAPWAVFFGILMLALIYFVGAEQGATSLISGESVHEWVHDGRHLLGFPCH, encoded by the coding sequence ATGGCACAGTCCGCCGCCCCCGCCGCCGTACCGGCCGCACCACTGACCCTGCCGCTCAAGGCGATCGCCCCCTGGGCGGTGTTCTTCGGCATCCTGATGCTGGCCCTGATCTACTTCGTCGGCGCCGAGCAGGGCGCCACGTCCCTCATCTCCGGCGAGAGCGTGCACGAATGGGTGCACGACGGCCGCCACCTGCTCGGTTTCCCCTGCCACTGA